The following proteins are co-located in the Triplophysa dalaica isolate WHDGS20190420 chromosome 2, ASM1584641v1, whole genome shotgun sequence genome:
- the med28 gene encoding mediator of RNA polymerase II transcription subunit 28 codes for MASSMGGMFPGQQPPGSHTPIVPGGPGQPGLLSGPPGNRGANTTLVDELEASFEACFASLVSQDYVNGTDQEEIRTGVDQCIQKFLDVARQTECFFLQKRLQLSVQKPEQVEKEDASELKIELQRKEMLIQKHLAKIHHWQQVLEDINVQHKKPTELPQGPLAFLEQASANLPAPMKPN; via the exons ATGGCGTCGTCCATGGGAGGAATGTTCCCTGGCCAGCAACCTCCTGGATCTCATACACCCATTGTTCCCGGTGGTCCAGGTCAGCCAGGACTTCTCTCAGGTCCTCCTGGAAATAGAGGAGCAAACACAACGTTGGTAGATGAACTGGAAGCTTCGTTCGAG GCGTGTTTTGCATCTCTTGTAAGTCAGGACTATGTGAATGGAACAGACCAGGAGGAAATTCGGACCG GGGTCGATCAGTGCATACAAAAGTTTTTAGATGTGGCCAGACAGACTGAATGCTTCTTTCTTCAAAAGAGATTGCAGCTGTCAGTACAGAAACCAGAACAGGTGGAAAAAGAG gATGCATCAGAACTGAAGATTGAACTACAACGGAAAGAGATGCTGATTCAAAAACATCTTGCCAAAATCCACCATTGGCAGCAGGTGTTGGAGGATATCAATGTCCAGCACAAAAAACCCACAGAACTGCCCCAGGGTCCCCTGGCCTTCCTGGAGCAGGCTTCGGCAAACCTCCCTGCTCCCATGAAACCAAACTGA
- the tmem144a gene encoding transmembrane protein 144a, translating into MNLQVAALIAALLCALSTGAAQHLDTVGLADSVHGSVELLQVSNSTNSSGLIYGFISCGVSALFYGSNFVPVKKIDTGDGMFFQWILCAAIWTVSLVVNIILNSPKFWPIVMLGGAIWATGNITVVPIVKTIGLGLGLLIWASVNLLMGWASSRFGWFDIEAESVSKPVLNYCGAGLCLLSAIVFFFVKSDVQRLPTSEETTLLIDHTVNSEVVAVTDESWVDALSPRNKRLVGSLLAVVAGLLYGSSFIPVLYVKYHAADPHSQYRGASQFDLDYVFAQYCGIFLTSTVYFILYCAIKKNKPQVFPKAVLPGFVSGLMWGVATCCWFLANHYLSPVVSFPIITTVPGVIAALWGVVVFREVKGLRNYIVLIIAFCFVLSGALLTAFSKL; encoded by the exons ATGAATCTTCAAGTGGCTGCGCTCATCGCTGCGCTTTTGTGCGCGCTCTCCACCGGTGCAGCACAACACCTGGACACAG TTGGGCTGGCAGACAGTGTTCACGGGTCTGTGGAGCTCCTACAAGTCTCCAATAGCACTAACTCTTCTGGTCTGATCTATGGATTCATATCCTGTGGAGTGTCCGCTCTCTTCTACGGGAGCAACTTCGTGCCAGTGAAAAAGATAGACACTGGAGATG GAATGTTTTTCCAGTGGATTCTTTGTGCTGCTATATGGACCGTATCCCTAGTGGTAAACATCATTCTGAACAGTCCAAAATTTTGGCCTATTGTTATGCTGGGAGGAGCCATCTGGGCCACTG GTAATATAACTGTAGTTCCTATTGTAAAGACTATCGGGCTTGGTCTTGGCCTTCTTATATGGGCTTCTGTTAATCTGCTTATGGGCTGGGCCAGTTCACG GTTTGGCTGGTTTGATATTGAAGCTGAGAGTGTTTCCAAACCAGTACTTAACTACTGTGGGGCAGGTCTTTGTTTACTGag tgccattgtgtttttttttgtgaagagTGATGTGCAACGGTTACCAACATCTGAAGAAACAACATTATTAATAGATCAC ACTGTGAACTCAGAAGTTGTGGCCGTGACTGATGAATCCTGGGTGGATGCACTAAGCCCACGCAACAAACGTCTTGT GGGGTCACTGCTTGCTGTCGTAGCTGGACTGCTGTAcgggtcatcatttattccagTTCTGTACGTTAAATATCATGCAGCTGATCCACACAGCCAATACAGAGGAGCTAGCCAGTTTG aTCTGGATTATGTCTTTGCCCAGTATTGTGGGATCTTTCTCACTAGTACTGTGTATTTCATCCTCTACTGtgccatcaaaaagaataaacCGCAAGTGTTTCCAAAAGCTGTACTGCCAG GGTTTGTGTCAGGCTTGATGTGGGGAGTGGCCACATGCTGCTGGTTCCTGGCCAATCACTATCTCAGTCCTGTAGTGAGCTTCCCTATTATCACCACA GTTCCTGGAGTGATTGCTGCTCTCTGGGGTGTTGTGGTTTTCAGGGAAGTTAAG GGTTTGCGAAATTACATTGTCCTCATCAtagcattttgttttgttttatctgGGGCTTTATTGACTGCATTTTCAAAGCTTTAA